GACATCCTTTAAGCCATATTCAGAAGCTGTACTAATCCCTTGCAGGCCTACAACTTCAATATCATATGCCTTACCAAAATAAGCAAAAGCATCATGAGCGGTAACTAGGACACGTTGCTCTTTAGGAACAGTTGCAACTTGTTGTTTGGCATAATCGTGCAATTCTTGCAATTGTTTTAAATAGTTTGTCGCATTTGTGTGATATAGATCTCTATGTAGGGTATCAATTTCAGATAAGGAGTCGCGAACTTGCTCTACAGCTTTCATCCACAGGGATACGTCGAACCAAACATGTGGATCTGGCTGATCTGGTGACTCAGGATCTGCGTGTAATAATTCTTTCGGAATTTGTTTTGTCACTGCAATAACTGGCTTTTTTTTGCTCATTTGTTCGAATATATCAACCATTTTTCCTTCAAGATGAAGACCGGAATAAAAGACAATGTCGGCATTCTCAATTCGTTTGATATCCCCTTGAGATGCTTTGTATAAATGGGGGTCTACACCAGCACCCATTAATTGAGTAACCTCTACTTGATCTCCACCGACCTTTGCTACAATATCTGCGACCATACCAGTAGTGGTGGTGATTTTCCATGTTCCTTCGTGTTGTGGTTTTTGTGTATCACCGCTAGTCGCTTGTTGTCCGCAGCCTGTCAGCATAAGTGATAAGGCTAAGACGGAAGCGCTAAGGAATGAAAACCAACGCTGTTTTTTCAATAGTTGCATAGTTGTCCTCC
The nucleotide sequence above comes from Brevibacillus laterosporus LMG 15441. Encoded proteins:
- a CDS encoding metal ABC transporter solute-binding protein, Zn/Mn family → MQLLKKQRWFSFLSASVLALSLMLTGCGQQATSGDTQKPQHEGTWKITTTTGMVADIVAKVGGDQVEVTQLMGAGVDPHLYKASQGDIKRIENADIVFYSGLHLEGKMVDIFEQMSKKKPVIAVTKQIPKELLHADPESPDQPDPHVWFDVSLWMKAVEQVRDSLSEIDTLHRDLYHTNATNYLKQLQELHDYAKQQVATVPKEQRVLVTAHDAFAYFGKAYDIEVVGLQGISTASEYGLKDVQNLVTTLVDRKIKAVFVESSVPKRSIEAVVEGASAKNHNVVIGGELFSDAMGTPGTPEGNYIGMVKHNVDTIVSALK